A genomic stretch from Patescibacteria group bacterium includes:
- a CDS encoding CvpA family protein, with protein MAIFDLVLLILLGGFVLFGLWFGFIHALGSLVGIAAGAFIAGHYYLGLASWGSFIWGDGDLGKVISFVIILIFVNRLVGLVFYFFDRMFEFVTFIPFLSGINRLAGGLLGFLEGAFTLGLVLFFIARYPINEWLTLQLQNSSITPWFVTMAKFLAPLLPELLRQLKSVI; from the coding sequence ATGGCAATTTTTGATCTCGTTTTATTGATTCTTCTTGGCGGTTTCGTGCTTTTTGGTTTATGGTTTGGTTTTATTCATGCTTTGGGGTCTTTAGTCGGCATAGCCGCCGGCGCTTTTATTGCCGGTCATTATTATCTGGGATTAGCCAGCTGGGGCTCTTTTATTTGGGGTGACGGTGATTTGGGAAAAGTGATATCTTTTGTAATTATTTTGATTTTTGTCAATCGTTTAGTCGGGTTAGTATTTTACTTTTTTGATCGCATGTTTGAATTTGTCACTTTTATTCCTTTTTTAAGCGGTATCAATCGTCTTGCCGGCGGGTTACTTGGTTTTTTAGAAGGTGCTTTTACTTTGGGATTAGTTTTATTTTTTATTGCCCGATATCCGATAAATGAATGGTTGACATTACAGTTGCAAAATTCCAGTATTACTCCTTGGTTTGTTACTATGGCTAAATTTTTGGCGCCGCTTTTGCCGGAATTGTTACGGCAGTTAAAGAGCGTAATTTAA
- the rsmI gene encoding 16S rRNA (cytidine(1402)-2'-O)-methyltransferase: protein MFLYIVATPIGNLADITLRTLDILKGVDLILCEDTRQTKKLLEHYHLEKPTLSYHQHSKIEKIDFILNKLREGSNIALVSDAGTPGISDPGNYLVKKAIERFGSQVQIVPIPGPTALAVLASVAGFSCDQFLFLGFLPHKKGRQTLLKEIIASSRTIILYESCHRIIKLIGELIVFGVADRQVVIGRELTKKFETIYRGTAQELELELKNGIVKGEFAVIIEGKK from the coding sequence ATGTTTTTATATATTGTCGCCACCCCTATCGGCAATCTAGCGGACATTACCCTGCGGACATTGGATATTTTGAAAGGGGTTGATTTGATTTTGTGCGAAGACACTCGACAAACCAAAAAACTTTTGGAACATTATCATCTGGAAAAACCAACATTAAGTTATCATCAGCATAGTAAGATAGAAAAAATAGATTTTATCTTAAATAAACTGCGCGAAGGCAGCAATATTGCTTTAGTTTCTGATGCTGGTACGCCGGGAATATCTGATCCGGGAAATTATTTAGTCAAAAAAGCGATCGAACGTTTTGGTTCACAGGTACAAATCGTACCGATTCCCGGTCCGACGGCGTTGGCAGTTCTGGCTTCAGTGGCGGGATTTTCATGCGACCAGTTTTTGTTTCTTGGTTTTTTGCCGCACAAAAAAGGCAGGCAGACTCTTTTAAAGGAAATTATCGCCAGTAGTAGGACTATTATTCTTTATGAATCCTGTCATCGCATAATTAAGTTGATTGGAGAATTGATTGTTTTCGGTGTCGCTGACAGGCAAGTGGTTATCGGTCGTGAGTTGACCAAAAAATTTGAAACGATTTACCGCGGAACGGCGCAGGAGCTTGAACTAGAGCTGAAAAATGGTATAGTAAAAGGAGAATTCGCGGTTATTATTGAGGGTAAAAAATAG
- a CDS encoding desulfoferrodoxin FeS4 iron-binding domain-containing protein, protein MAVKKIGEKYYCAICGNEVEVTKAGGGILVCCGQNMELVGAAAEKAV, encoded by the coding sequence ATGGCTGTTAAAAAAATCGGCGAAAAATATTATTGCGCCATTTGTGGTAATGAGGTCGAAGTGACTAAGGCCGGCGGCGGGATATTAGTTTGCTGCGGACAAAACATGGAGTTAGTAGGGGCAGCTGCGGAAAAAGCAGTGTAG
- a CDS encoding class II SORL domain-containing protein, with product MEIKQPKDLNYLNDFEKKHIPFVELPKKIKAGKEFKLKVKIGEIVHPMMPEHYIMWVAVYNGDILIAKNKLEPNTPPETEFTLKFDQDTDLRFLEECNIHGIWENKIKIVLTK from the coding sequence ATGGAAATAAAACAACCAAAAGACCTCAATTATCTAAATGATTTTGAAAAAAAGCATATTCCTTTTGTAGAGTTGCCTAAAAAAATAAAAGCTGGCAAGGAATTTAAGCTTAAAGTAAAAATAGGGGAGATTGTTCATCCGATGATGCCGGAACATTATATTATGTGGGTGGCCGTTTATAATGGCGATATTTTGATTGCAAAAAATAAACTGGAACCTAATACGCCACCAGAAACGGAGTTTACTTTGAAATTTGACCAGGATACGGATTTGCGATTTTTAGAAGAATGCAATATTCATGGTATCTGGGAAAATAAGATAAAAATTGTCTTAACCAAATAA
- a CDS encoding L,D-transpeptidase family protein produces MNLKKSSKIGSFLVILTSFFCWPYFAVYSQDLVAAKPLIRIYDSETLKIEKEFFPFDTVVKNFSLAAADIDGDGRSEIVVGMGFGGEPMVKIFDSDGSYLRDFLAYDKNFTGGIQVVGTDLDNDKKDEIVTAPGKGGGPHVRIFDGTGTPKINIGWMAFAKDYTQGINIAAGDINGDDQEEIAVARVYNVAKSEVKIFDKNGNDLKLGFKSNDYIDSLGLSMVLEDFGGDKKTEMVSAGRYNSLPVIDLRRIDGSKINSWKVFGDDFKGGVNIASGDTNGDGKKEIIVGAGYTGSPSVKIFDSFGREEKKFFAFDQDLTTGVQLAIGQFDDDKSLEIVVAPDKLPDINVTGKLILVDTGSKQTLYAYDSGFLVRSFLISSGTKYLKTPLGNFSIWRKRPTVHMFGPGYDLPGVPWVLSFKGPYTIHGTYWHSNFGHPMSHGCVNMYTPDAKWIYNWSVLGMPVEILKN; encoded by the coding sequence GTGAATTTAAAAAAGAGCAGTAAAATAGGCTCGTTTTTGGTTATTTTGACCAGTTTTTTTTGCTGGCCTTATTTTGCGGTTTATAGCCAAGATTTAGTCGCGGCAAAACCTTTAATCAGGATTTACGATAGCGAGACGCTAAAAATAGAAAAAGAATTTTTTCCTTTTGATACGGTGGTAAAAAATTTCAGTCTTGCTGCGGCAGATATTGACGGTGACGGTAGGAGTGAAATAGTTGTTGGCATGGGTTTTGGCGGTGAACCAATGGTTAAGATTTTTGACAGTGACGGGTCGTATTTAAGAGATTTTTTAGCTTACGATAAAAATTTTACCGGCGGTATTCAAGTTGTGGGAACCGACCTGGACAATGACAAAAAAGACGAGATCGTCACCGCTCCGGGTAAAGGCGGCGGTCCGCACGTTAGAATTTTTGACGGAACGGGAACGCCTAAGATTAATATCGGTTGGATGGCTTTTGCCAAAGACTACACCCAGGGTATAAATATTGCCGCTGGTGATATCAACGGAGACGATCAAGAAGAAATAGCGGTTGCCAGAGTATATAATGTTGCAAAGTCAGAGGTAAAAATTTTTGATAAAAACGGTAATGATTTGAAGCTCGGTTTTAAAAGTAATGATTATATTGACAGTTTGGGTCTGTCGATGGTTCTGGAAGATTTTGGTGGGGATAAAAAAACGGAAATGGTCAGCGCCGGACGGTATAATTCTTTGCCAGTAATTGATTTGCGACGTATCGATGGCTCAAAGATTAATTCCTGGAAAGTTTTTGGTGATGATTTTAAGGGAGGGGTTAATATCGCCAGTGGTGATACAAACGGCGACGGGAAAAAAGAAATCATAGTTGGTGCTGGATACACCGGTTCTCCTTCGGTCAAGATTTTCGATTCGTTTGGCAGAGAAGAAAAAAAATTTTTTGCCTTTGATCAAGACTTAACAACTGGTGTCCAGTTGGCGATTGGTCAGTTTGATGATGACAAATCGCTGGAAATAGTAGTGGCGCCGGACAAATTGCCAGACATTAACGTGACTGGGAAATTAATTTTAGTTGATACGGGCAGTAAACAAACATTGTATGCTTACGACAGCGGATTTTTAGTGCGAAGCTTTTTAATTTCTTCTGGTACGAAATACCTCAAAACTCCTCTCGGTAATTTCAGCATTTGGCGTAAAAGACCGACCGTTCATATGTTTGGACCAGGGTACGACTTGCCTGGTGTGCCGTGGGTTTTGTCTTTTAAGGGTCCGTATACTATTCATGGTACCTACTGGCATTCTAATTTTGGTCATCCGATGAGTCATGGTTGCGTTAATATGTATACCCCTGACGCTAAATGGATTTATAATTGGTCGGTTCTAGGTATGCCGGTTGAGATTCTAAAAAATTAG
- the rplL gene encoding 50S ribosomal protein L7/L12, whose amino-acid sequence MSEEKKVVEVPEKFKTLVEQIEKLSVLDLAELVKVLEEKFGVSAAAAPVMMAAAGPAAAPAEEKTSFDVELTDAGANKIGVIKAVREVTDLGLKDAKDLVDGAPKMVKEGASKEDAAKIKAKLEEAGAKVTLK is encoded by the coding sequence ATGTCAGAAGAAAAAAAAGTCGTCGAAGTGCCAGAAAAATTTAAAACTCTGGTCGAACAAATCGAGAAGCTATCGGTTCTTGATTTAGCGGAATTAGTCAAGGTTTTAGAAGAAAAATTTGGTGTTTCTGCTGCTGCCGCTCCGGTCATGATGGCCGCTGCCGGTCCTGCTGCCGCTCCAGCTGAGGAAAAAACCAGTTTTGACGTTGAATTGACCGACGCTGGTGCTAACAAGATTGGTGTTATTAAGGCGGTGCGCGAAGTTACTGATCTTGGTTTGAAAGACGCTAAAGACTTAGTTGACGGTGCTCCAAAGATGGTAAAAGAAGGTGCTTCCAAAGAAGACGCTGCAAAAATTAAAGCCAAACTGGAAGAAGCTGGTGCTAAAGTTACTTTGAAGTAA
- the rplJ gene encoding 50S ribosomal protein L10: MPKTRQQKQEIIQDFADKASKIKSVVFFSFAGLKVSAVNKLRSECRKNGLDYMVVKRTLLKRSLDEAKIDIDLSQLPGSMAMAISYDDDVAPARTVCTFAKDNEVLKVLGGLLENKVIASEMVKSLSMLPTREELLSKLVGSIAAPMSGLLNVLQGNLRGLVVVLNGIKDKKSV, from the coding sequence CAAGACAACAAAAGCAGGAAATTATCCAAGATTTTGCCGATAAGGCATCAAAGATTAAGTCAGTAGTATTTTTTAGTTTTGCCGGACTAAAAGTTAGCGCGGTAAATAAACTAAGAAGCGAATGCCGCAAAAACGGACTCGACTACATGGTAGTAAAAAGAACATTGCTTAAACGTTCGTTAGACGAAGCCAAAATCGATATTGATTTGAGTCAGTTGCCAGGTAGTATGGCTATGGCTATTTCTTATGATGACGACGTAGCTCCGGCCCGAACAGTTTGTACCTTTGCCAAAGATAACGAAGTCTTAAAAGTGCTCGGCGGGCTACTGGAAAATAAAGTTATTGCTTCTGAGATGGTTAAGAGTCTGTCTATGTTACCAACGAGAGAAGAGTTGCTTTCCAAGCTGGTTGGCAGTATAGCCGCGCCAATGTCCGGGCTGCTAAACGTTTTGCAGGGTAATCTGCGCGGACTAGTAGTAGTGCTTAACGGTATAAAAGATAAAAAAAGCGTTTAA